acagagacacagacacagacagacacagagacagagacacacacagagagacagagacagagagacagagacacacagagagacacacacacagagacacgcagagacacacagtaGTAGCTATATAAACAGGtatgatttaaccctttgagctcTGCAGTAGAAACGCTGGTCGTTTGgtttattgtgatgtcatttcctgGAGAATCCTGAAATTGTTCATGACCCTAAAAACTGTCCAGCCTGaaggaggggtgtgtgtgtgtctgtgtgtgtgtctgtgtgtgtccacagaGGTGAAGGAGAAGACAACAGGACGCCGTCGGTCCACTTTGAGGAGAAAATCCAACACaaaccctgaccctgaccctgatcCTGAccctgatcctgatcctgatcctgatcctgatccGGACCCTGATCCGGACCCTGACCCCACAGTCCCTGAGTCCAGCCCAGTGCCAGCTCCTcctgctgaggaggaggacaggaccagccctgctcctcctcctgctcctcctccgcTCCCAGCCTCCAGGCCTGGAGAGGAACCAACCATCAACTCTCCACCCCCATCCCCCACCCAGAGCCCCAGacctgatcctgatcctgatcctggTCCTGTGGAGGGGGACCAGTCCAGCATGCCTCCTGTGGAGACAGAGGGGGACGGGGCCCTGAGTCCCTGCTCCAGTCCTCCGGGCTCCCCCTGTCCCCGACTGGAGGACGAGGACTCTCTGTCCCCTCTGTTCCAGCTGTCTCTGTCAGAGGACTCCGGGAGCTCGCCCACCCTGAGCCTGGGACACACCAAAAAACGGTGAGAGTCCCCGTG
The DNA window shown above is from Plectropomus leopardus isolate mb unplaced genomic scaffold, YSFRI_Pleo_2.0 unplaced_scaffold9776, whole genome shotgun sequence and carries:
- the LOC121940897 gene encoding protein TsetseEP-like yields the protein VKEKTTGRRRSTLRRKSNTNPDPDPDPDPDPDPDPDPDPDPDPDPDPTVPESSPVPAPPAEEEDRTSPAPPPAPPPLPASRPGEEPTINSPPPSPTQSPRPDPDPDPGPVEGDQSSMPPVETEGDGALSPCSSPPGSPCPRLEDEDSLSPLFQLSLSEDSGSSPTLSLGHTKKRLKQCAFCYRGDKSPLGQGRLVVFGPTPGYIPLHILNRRASSDRDNDCHDHCYHGDQALPT